In Colletotrichum higginsianum IMI 349063 chromosome 1, whole genome shotgun sequence, one genomic interval encodes:
- a CDS encoding Guanine deaminase — translation MAAFQGALIHSLGPNQVEILENAGLVIGEDGLISELHRDISAEELSKKLPNNVRLQKVEKGQFLSPGFIDTHNHAPQWAMRSLGQGLHILDWLEQVTFPHEARFSDPVYAAKVYESCVRGFLKQGITTASYYGSKHAEATQILADTCKRLRQRAFVGKCNMDRNAPSYLHDDSAESSLRETVECVKHIRRIDPTGKLVRPVLTPRFAICCTPDLLAGLGKMADEDPELAIQTHFNEAEQEINATRELFPEFSSEADLYHHFGLLTKRSILAHCTFMTDYEMDRIRENECGVAHCPISNMTVGGGFMAASIRQFLDRGIKVGLGTDSGGGFSSSMLDSIRQAVIASNAREVMSGGKDKALSLDEVFYLSTLGGASVCCLEDKIGNFAVGKEFDAIWVTCPLDETFGVMTVREEKDSLRTLFEKFLMTGDDRNIARVYVQGKLVKDALTA, via the coding sequence ATGGCAGCTTTCCAAGGCGCTCTCATTCACTCGCTTGGTCCTAATCAAGTCGAGATCTTGGAGAATGCGGGCCTTGTCATTGGGGAGGACGGACTCATCTCCGAACTCCATCGCGACATCTCCGCCGAAGAGCTATCGAAGAAGCTGCCAAACAACGTTCGTCTTCAAAAGGTCGAAAAGGGCCAGTTCTTATCGCCGGGGTTTATCGACACGCATAACCACGCTCCCCAGTGGGCTATGCGTTCCCTCGGCCAGGGCCTTCACATCCTCGACTGGCTCGAACAAGTCACATTCCCGCACGAGGCACGATTCTCGGATCCCGTGTATGCTGCCAAGGTCTACGAAAGCTGCGTCAGAGGGTTCCTCAAGCAGGGCATCACGACCGCCTCTTACTACGGATCGAAACACGCCGAAGCGACGCAGATCCTGGCAGATACATGCAAGAGACTGCGGCAGAGGGCTTTCGTCGGCAAGTGTAACATGGACCGCAACGCACCGAGCTACCTCCACGACGATTCCGCAGAATCATCGCTGAGGGAAACGGTCGAGTGTGTAAAGCACATCCGCCGAATCGATCCGACCGGCAAGCTTGTTCGCCCCGTCTTGACGCCACGCTTCGCTATCTGTTGCACGCCGGACTTGCTAGCGGGACTGGGCAAGATGGCAGACGAGGACCCCGAGTTGGCCATCCAGACGCACTTCAACGAGGCCGAACAGGAGATCAATGCAACGCGGGAGCTGTTCCCAGAGTTCTCGAGCGAGGCAGACCTGTATCATCACTTCGGTCTCCTTACCAAGCGATCGATTCTGGCGCATTGCACGTTCATGACCGACTATGAGATGGACAGGATTCGCGAGAACGAATGTGGCGTTGCGCACTGCCCAATATCGAACATGACCGTTGGCGGAGGCTTCATGGCTGCCTCGATACGCCAGTTCCTCGACAGAGGCATCaaggtcggcctcggcaccgACAGCGGGGGcggcttctcctcgagcATGCTCGACAGCATCCGTCAAGCCGTTATAGCCTCGAACGCCCGAGAGGTGATGTCGGGCGGAAAGGACAAGGCGCTGTCTCTGGACGAAGTCTTCTACCTGTCGACCCTGGGTGGTGCCAGTGTGTGTTGTCTCGAGGATAAGATTGGCAACTTTGCTGTGGGTAAAGAATTCGACGCCATCTGGGTGACGTGTCCGCTGGATGAGACCTTCGGCGTCATGACTGTgagagaggagaaggacagCTTGAGAACGCTCTTTGAGAAGTTTCTGATGACTGGGGATGATCGCAACATTGCTCGCGTCTATGTGCAAggcaagctcgtcaaggATGCGCTGACTGCGtag
- a CDS encoding Isoamyl alcohol, with protein MKFTLSTLLAFQALAGSSLSAALPPSQEASILPSKTILRPVQRRQNSVPAVPLGPAKFTPKTNVTLPYEGINDTNALVRAMMKHPAILLETIDTISEVQCSDTGVVLKFSSTEDYKTCLGAWPANDFIMVTNHANGCDGENERGIFVVQGYTFDDATLTLTAAATRAAIRDQMDDAVIDFQHTGTATTKRGLSGSISADLSGSTLIATDPLTIVANEAKLESAISLAGHVHYSFWQFKVTEFYIDLDYSSALNLNVSAAVNAEYSTDLYNYNPLAVSVSAFTIPGIIDVGPMVEFALGIEFAAAGAVKASVDFVSTITDANVHLDFLDASKTSSTGWTPQNNVTTDIDAQVELQLNPYADLKVALGVNLFNGMLDMSAGVEAKPTVINAFAVDLDFTYNSASGVTFAKPAADQCVNGAWFASTFHFGVEAFVTQFYTKTLYEVDLPIYESQCWNFVH; from the coding sequence ATGAAGTTCACTCTTTCCACTCTCCTAGCCTTCCAGGCCCTGGCCGGCTCCAGCCTTTCAGCTGCCTTGCCTCCTAGCCAGGAGGCGTCCATCTTGCCCAGCAAGACTATCCTCCGTCCCGTTCAGAGACGGCAGAACTCCGTTCCTGCTGTGCCTCTCGGGCCCGCCAAGTTCACCCCGAAGACCAACGTCACACTCCCCTATGAGGGAATCAACGACACCAATGCTCTGGTCCGGGCCATGATGAAGCACCCGGCCATCCTGCTCGAGACCATCGACACCATCTCGGAGGTGCAGTGCTCGGACACGGGCGTCGTTCTCAAGTTCAGCTCAACCGAGGACTACAAGACCTGCCTGGGCGCCTGGCCCGCCAATGACTTCATCATGGTCACGAACCACGCCAACGGCTGCGACGGCGAGAACGAGCGcggcatcttcgtcgtccaggGGTACACCTTTGACGACGCCACCCTCACTctcacggccgccgccaccagaGCCGCGATCCGCGACCAGAtggacgacgccgtcatcgacttCCAGCACACCGGCACTGCCACCACGAAGCGCGGCCTCTCCGGCAGCATCTCTGCCGACCTCTCGGGCTCGACCTTGATCGCGACCGACCCCCTGACCATCGTTGCCAACGAGGCCAAGCTGGAGAGCGCCATCAGCCTGGCGGGCCACGTCCACTACAGCTTTTGGCAGTTCAAGGTCACCGAGTTCTACATCGACCTGGACTACTCCTCGGCCCTGAACCTCAACGTCTCCGCTGCCGTCAATGCCGAGTACTCCACCGACCTGTACAACTACAACCCGCtggccgtctccgtctcggcctttACGATCCCCGGCATCATCGACGTTGGTCCCATGGTTGAGTTCGCGCTCGGCATCGAGTTCGCCGCGGCCGGGGCCGTGAAGGCGTCCGTCGACTTCGTCAGCACCATCACCGACGCCAACGTCCacctcgacttcctcgacgccaGCAAGACGTCTTCGACCGGCTGGACGCCCCAGAACAACGTCACCACCGACATTGACGCCCAGGTCGAGCTCCAGCTGAACCCTTACGCCGACCTGAAGGTCGCTCTCGGCGTCAACCTGTTCAACGGCATGCTCGACATGTCTGCGGGCGTGGAGGCCAAGCCCACCGTCATCAACGCCTTCGCCGTGGACCTCGACTTCACCTACAACAGCGCGAGCGGCGTCACCTTCGCCAAGCCCGCGGCCGACCAGTGCGTCAACGGCGCCTGGTTTGCCAGCACCTTCCActtcggcgtcgaggcgttTGTCACGCAGTTCTACACCAAGACTCTGTACGAGGTCGACCTGCCCATCTACGAGTCCCAGTGCTGGAACTTTGTCCACTAG
- a CDS encoding Alkaline protease — MPSIRQFVAFLTFVLPALSSPLSKNADKPDSVRNKYIVRVAPGTVETEFESHLSWVATVHKRSLVHQRSTGVEKKFNIGDFKAYSGEFDAETIAKIKKDGHVVAVEPDQVVKVTALTRQSAAPWGVASLSSKTALRDGSSTSPYVYNSKAGQGTFAYVLDSGVTTAHAQFQGRGIKGYNAWPTYAFEDEFGHGTHVAGIIGAAKYGVAKKSTVVDVKIVRGLGYSTVAHCLDGYNWAVNNITNTPGRIAKSVINMSVGVFLASSVPSLSLLISD, encoded by the exons ATGCCTTCTATTAGACAGTTCGTGGCCTTTCTGACCTTCGTACTCCCGGCGCTCTCCAGTCCTTTGTCAAAGAATGCTGATAAGCCCGACTCAGTACGCAACAAGTACATCGTCCGCGTTGCTCCGGGCACCGTCGAGACTGAATTCGAGAGTCACCTGAGCTGGGTCGCCACGGTGCACAAGCGAAGTTTGGTACACCAGCGGTCAACGGGTGTCGAGAAAAAATTCAACATAGGTGATTTCAAGGCCTATTCGGGAGAATTCGACGCGGAGACTATCGCGAAAATCAAAAAGGACGGACAC GTCGTTGCGGTTGAGCCGGACCAGGTTGTCAAAGTCACAGCTTTAACGAGACAATCCGCTGCTCCATGGGGCGTAGCCAGTCTCTCATCAAAGACTGCCCTGAGAGATGGCAGCAGTACCAGCCCGTATGTCTACAACAGCAAAGCCGGACAGGGAACTTTCGCCTACGTCCTCGACTCTGGAGTCACCACTGCGCATGCCCAGTTCCAGGGCCGCGGGATCAAGGGCTACAACGCGTGGCCGACGTACGCCTTCGAAGACGAGTTTGGCCACGGCACCCACGTAgccggcatcatcggcgcgGCCAAGTATGGTGTGGCCAAGAAGTCCACTGTCGTCGATGTCAAAATCGTGCGAGGTCTT GGATACTCGACGGTTGCCCACTGCTTGGACGGTTATAACTGGGCcgtcaacaacatcaccaaCACACCGGGTCGTATTGCTAAATCCGTCATCAACATGAGCGTCGGTGTGTTCCTCGCATCAAGTGTTCCAAGCCTCTCCCTCTTGATCTCGGACTAA
- a CDS encoding Alkaline protease, translating into MNSAIDAAFDLGVTTVVGAGNDGQDASATSPASAGKAITVGAVAWNRSRSDWSNYGPDVNIFAPGVDIPSLWKELDSADKLSSGTSMATPHVAGLVSYLQSVHSLANAAAVVKKLDELALKGAVGNTGAGSSNALAFNGAV; encoded by the coding sequence ATGAACTCCGCAATCGATGCGGCtttcgacctcggcgttaccaccgtcgtcggcgcaGGCAACGACGGTCAGGATGCGTCCGCCACGTCGCCCGCGTCTGCCGGCAAGGCCatcaccgtcggcgccgttgcgTGGAACCGGTCCCGCTCCGACTGGAGCAACTACGGCCCGGACGTCAACATCTTCGCgcccggcgtcgacatccCCTCGCTATGGAAAGAGCTTGATTCGGCCGACAAGCTATCCTCGGGGACCTCGATGGCAACCCCCCACGTGGCCGGGCTCGTCTCGTACCTGCAGAGCGTCCACTCTCTGGCCAACGCGGCAGCCGTGGTGAAGAAGCTGGATGAGCTTGCGTTGAAGGGTGCGGTGGGAAATACCGGGGCCGGTAGCTCGAATGCTTTGGCCTTCAATGGGGCGGTTTAG
- a CDS encoding Alcohol dehydrogenase GroES-like domain-containing protein, producing the protein MSSATMKAVNYQGPYKVKVSEVSVPKIQHPDDVIVKVTTAAICGSDLHMYEGRTAAEAGITFGHENMGIVEELGSGVTLLKKGDRVVMPFNVADGRCHNCEEGRTAFCTGVNPGFAGGAYGYVAMGPYPGGQAQYIRVPYADFNALKLPPGREFESDFILLADIFPTGWHGIELSGFRPGETVAVFGAGPVGLMAAYSAVLRGASRVYVVDRVAERLQSAEKIGCTPVDFTKGDAVEQIKKLNGGEVDRSVDAVGYQAVSAGGNAEQPNIVLENMIKVTRACGGLGIPGLYVPSDPGASDDASAKGMISLSFGKLFEKGLSIGTGQCNVKAYNRYLRDLIIAGKAKPSFVVSHEINIDDAEIAYEKFDKRIDGYTKVLIHPNGGF; encoded by the exons ATGTCGTCCGCCACTATGAAAGCCGTGAACTACCAGGGCCCTTACAAGGTCAAGGTTTCCGAGGTATCGGTGCCAAAAATCCAGCATCCCGACGATGTCATTGTCAAAGTCACTACG GCTGCCATCTGCGGCTCGGATTTGCA CATGTATGAGGGAAGAACCGCCGCAGAGGCCGGTATCACGTTCG GCCACGAGAATATGGGAatcgtcgaggagctcggaAGTGGTGTCACCCTCTTGAAGAAAGGAGATCGCGTCGTCATGCCCTtcaacgtcgccgacggtCGCTGCCACAACTGTGAGGAGGGACGAACTGCCTTCTGCACGGGCGTCAACCCCGGCTTTGCTGGTGGTGCCTACG GTTACGTCGCCATGGGTCCCTACCCCGGAGGCCAGGCGCAATACATCAGAGTCCCTTATGCAGACTTCAACGCGCTGAAGCTGCCTCCCGGACGGGAGTTTGAGTCCGACTTCATCTTGCTCGCAG ATATTTTCCCCACCGGCTGGCATGGCATTGAACTGTCCGGCTTCAGGCCCGGTGAGACTGTGGCtgtcttcggcgccggccccgtcgGCTTGATGGCCGCATACTCGGCAGTCCTGCGTGGTGCCTCGAGAGTCTACGTGGTGGATCGAGTCGCCGAGCGACTCCAGTCCGCCGAGAAGATCGGCTGCACACCGGTCGACTTCACCAAGGGCGACGCTGTTGAGCAGATCAAAAAGCTGAACGGCGGGGAGGTAGACCGCTCCGTCGATGCGGTCGGATATCAGGCCGTGAGCGCCGGCGGGAACGCCGAGCAGCCCAACATTGTGCTGGAGAACATGATCAAGGTCACGCGGGCTTGCGGTGGCCTCGGCATCCCAGGTCTTTACGTGCCGAG TGACCCCGGTGCGTCCGATGACGCTTCGGCAAAGGGCATGATCAGCCTCAGCTTCGGCAAGCTTTTCGAAAAGGGCCTGTCCATCGGCACCGGACAATGCAACGTCAAGGCGTACAACAGATACCTGCGCGACCTGATCATCGCAGGCAAGGCCAAGCCGAGTTTCGTCGTCTCCCACGAGATCaacatcgacgacgccgagatcgCGTATGAAAAGTTCGACAAGAGGATCGATGGCTACACAAAGGTGCTCATCCACCCCAACGGCGGATTTTAG
- a CDS encoding Integral membrane protein, translating into MASPDGFTPIPDDPSSLPLIGSSAFVGQPPATQHDYYVVKGLLRMVGMAEANPMTGYFLAAKPPPGYVHETRLPGVLTGLIFVLLAILVPTAARIGLRLRRGSSMQFGWDDWAISVAALLALVYPITQIYSLATGAAAKHIWEVTYEQYSFGMVVAMICKTTFYVAVGMIKLSIAIFVRRLADRLNRWWRVSCNVFIASVVVYMILAIFFNVFACDPPAIQWDLALRGRLEPMPTCIDLGVQAKILSGIHVAQGLMLLFIPIVILWKVRMQTAKKVRLFAIWTIGGVTVLGGLLRQLRPTMTNDFTWDYVEVLVWTCLDLSLGILAASLPVLDGLLEKYWRKAKNTVINTHGDAGGVSQSTTIARTWQYSKASDTEKSRKTTARTSIIASTMARSESSESIVKKDHLQESKCGGMEMSILCTQEVEVHVSDAVEDVEKGQDKARGPRAPSPFYHNRPEWHDRSHRF; encoded by the exons ATGGCGTCACCCGACGGCTTCACTCCCATACCAGACGACCCGAGCAGCCTCCCTCTCATCGGGTCATCGGCCTTCGTGGGCCAGCCACCGGCGACTCAACATGACTATTACGTCGTGAAGGGCTTGCTCCGCATGGTCGGCATGGCGGAAGCCAACCCGATGACGGGCTACTTCCTCGCGGCGAAGCCCCCTCCCGGGTATGTTCACGAGACGAGACTACCCGGCGTCCTGACGGGTCTGATCTTTGTTCTCTTGGCCATTCTTGTCcccacggcggcgaggatcgGGTTACGGCTGCGAAGAGGTTCGAGCATGCAGTTTGGCTGGGACGACTGGGCCATCTCAGTCGCTGCT CTCCTGGCCCTCGTATACCCCATCACGCAGATATACTCTCTCGCaaccggcgccgccgcgaaaCACATCTGGGAAGTGACCTATGAACAGTACAGCTTCGGGATGGTGGTGGCCATGATCTGCAAAACCACGTTCTATGTGGCCGTAGGCATGATCAAGCTCTCGATAGCCATCTTCGTCCGACGACTCGCGGACCGACTCAACAGGTGGTGGCGGGTCTCGTGCAACGTCTTCATCGCATCCGTCGTCGTGTACATGATcctggccatcttcttcaacgTCTTCGCATGCGATCCGCCGGCAATCCAATGGGACCTGGCCCTGcgcggccgcctcgagccGATGCCGACCTGCATCGACCTGGGAGTCCAGGCAAAGATCCTCAGTGGCATCCATGTGGCGCAAGGGCTGATGCTGCTGTTCATCCCCATCGTCATCCTGTGGAAGGTTCGCATGCAGACGGCAAAGAAGGTCCGCCTGTTCGCCATTTGGACCATCGGAGGTGTAACGGTTCTGGGAGGCTTGCTGCGACAACTGCGTCCCACAATGACCAACGACTTCACGTGGGACTACGTCGAGGTCTTGGTTTGGACCTGCCTGGATCTATCCCTCGGGATCTTGGCTGCTTCGCtccccgtcctcgacggtTTGCTGGAGAAGTACTGGAGGAAAGCCAAGAACACCGTGATTAACACAcatggcgacgccggcggcgtgtCGCAGAGTACTACCATAGCAAGAACATGGCAGTACAGCAAGGCGTCGGATACGGAGAAGAgcaggaagacgacggcgaggacgtccaTCATCGCGTCCACCATGGCGCGTTCCGAATCCAGCGAGAGCATTGTGAAGAAGGACCATCTGCAGGAAAGCAAATGCGGCGGGATGGAAATGAGCATTCTGTGTACCCAAGAGGTCGAAGTACACGTGtctgacgccgtcgaggacgtggaAAAGGGCCAGGACAAAGCCCGTGGGCCCcgggcgccatcgccgttCTACCATAATCGCCCGGAATGGCATGATAGGTCTCATAGGTTTTGA
- a CDS encoding D-malate dehydrogenase: protein MAPQHLKIAVIPGDGIGPEVMPWGVKCLESVAQIFGISLEFEWFDFASCAYYHKHGEMMPPDWKEKLVGFDAIYFGAVGMPDEVPDDVSLWGSLLKFRREFDQYINLRPCRLMPGVTSPLANRKPGDIDFWIVRENTEGEYSSIGGKIFEGTERETVIQETVMTRVGVDRVLRYAFDLARSRPRKRLTSATKSNGISITMPYWDSRVAEMAKSYEDVKLDKYHIDILTAHFVQRPDIFDVVVGSNLFGDILSDLGPACTGTIGIAPSANLNPDGKFPSLFEPVHGSAPDIVGKGVANPVGMIWAGQMLLQHFGFKDAADLLLKAIENVLARSEASVLTPDMRGSGSTEGFGKAIVSEIAALGEKK, encoded by the coding sequence ATGGCTCCCCAACACCTCAAGATCGCAGTCatccccggcgacggcatcggGCCCGAGGTCATGCCGTGGGGCGTCAAGTGTCTCGAATCAGTCGCCCAGATCTTTGGCATCTCCTTGGAGTTTGAGTGGTTCGACTTCGCCAGCTGTGCCTACTACCACAAGCATGGCGAGATGATGCCGCCCGACTGGaaggagaagctcgtcgGGTTCGACGCCATCTacttcggcgccgtcggcatgCCGGACGAGGTGCCGGACGACGTCTCGCTCTGGGGCAGCCTTCTCAAGTTCCGCCGAGAGTTCGACCAGTACATCAACCTGCGGCCGTGCCGGCTGATGCCCGGCGTGACGTCGCCGCTGGCCAACCGGAAGCCGGGAGACATCGACTTCTGGATCGTCCGCGAGAACACCGAGGGCGAGTACAGCAGCATCGGCGGCAAGATATTCGAGGGAACCGAGCGCGAGACCGTCATCCAGGAGACCGTCATGACCAGGGTCGGCGTCGACCGGGTGCTCCGCTACgccttcgacctcgcccggAGCCGGCCCCGCAAGCGGCTGACGAGCGCGACCAAGAGCAACGGCATCAGCATCACGATGCCCTACTGGGACTCGCGCGTCGCGGAGATGGCCAAGAGCTACGAGGACGTCAAGCTGGACAAGTACCACATCGACATCTTGACGGCACACTTCGTCCAGCGTCCAGACATCtttgacgtcgtcgtcggcagcaACCTCTTCGGGGACATCCTCTCGGATCTGGGCCCGGCTTGCACCGGGACCATCGGCATCGCGCCGTCAGCCAACCTCAACCCGGACGGCAAGTTCCCCAGCCTGTTCGAGCCGGTTCACGGCAGCGCGCCCGACATTGTCGGCAAGGGCGTCGCCAACCCCGTCGGCATGATCTGGGCCGGGCAGATGCTGCTCCAGCACTTTGGCTTCAAGGACGCCGCGGATCTCCTgctcaaggccatcgagaaCGTCCTTGCGCGGTCCGAGGCGAGCGTCTTGACGCCGGACATGAGAGGCTCGGGCAGCACGGAGGGATTTGGCAAAGCAATTGTGTCGGAAATTGCCGCTTTGGGAGAGAAGAAGTGA
- a CDS encoding Malate dehydrogenase, translating to MVKVAVLGASGQIGQPLSLLLKSSLLVSELRLYDVVHAIGVATDLNHVDTPSPVRGYLPENDGLQKALSGAEVVLISAGIARKPGMTRDDLFKTNAGIIADLAAGVAKFCPKALVGIITNPVNSTVPIAAEVLKEHGVFDPKRLFGVTTLDVVRGSKFVADVLGTISPQELKVPVVGGHSGATILPLISQAQPPVQLSQEQIEAITTRVQFGGDEIVKAKAGAGSATTCMAYAGFRFAQAIIKASQGQENIVEPAYVYLPGVHGGDAVARDLGVDYFAVPITFGVDGAEAAHPIGSMSEYETKLLKTAVEELGANIKKGEDFVRSRA from the exons ATGGTCAAAGTTGCTGTGCTGGGTGCCTCTGGGCAAATTGGACAGCCTCTCAGTCTACTCCTCAAATCG AGTCTCCTCGTGTCAGAGCTGCGACTCTACGATGTCGTTCACGCTATCGGCGTAGCAACCGACTTGAACCACGTCGACACCCCTTCGCCGGTCAGGGGATACCTCCCCGAGAACGACGGTCTTCAGAAGGCTCTTAgcggcgccgaggttgtTTTGATATCGGCCGGCATTGCTCGCAAGCCGGGGATGACTCGAGACG ACTTGTTCAAAACAAacgccggcatcatcgcAGACTTGGCTGCTGGTGTCGCAAAGTTCTGCCCCAAGGCCCTGGTCGGCATTATCACCAACCCCGTCAACAGCACCGTGCCGATCGCGGCCGAGGTCCTCAAGGAGCACGGCGTCTTCGACCCCAAGCGCCTCTTCGGCGTCACGACGCTGGACGTCGTACGGGGCTCCAAgttcgtcgccgacgtcctgGGGACCATCAGCCCGCAGGAGCTCAAGGTTCCCGTGGTTGGCGGCCACTCGGGAGCGACGATTCTCCCGCTGATTAGCCAAGCTCAGCCCCCAGTTCAGCTCAGTCAGGAGCAGATCGAAGCCATCACGACAA GAGTGCAGTTCGGCGGAGACGAgatcgtcaaggccaaggccggcgcTGGGTCTGCCACCACCTGCATGGCCTACGCTGGATTCCG ATTCGCTCAAGCCATTATCAAAGCCTCTCAGGGCCAGGAAAACATCGTTGAGCCCGCGTACGTCTATCTGCCTGGCGTTCATGGAggagacgccgtcgcccgtgaCCTTGGGGTGGACTACTTTGCTGTTCCCATCACTTTCGGGGTAGACGGTGCTGAGGCTGCTCACCCCATCGGGTCCATGTCCGAGTATGAGACCAAGCTTCTCAAGACAGCCGTCGAAGAGCTCGGGGCGAAcatcaagaagggcgaggacTTTGTTCGGTCGAGGGCATGA